The following DNA comes from Huiozyma naganishii CBS 8797 chromosome 8, complete genome.
ACCAATGCTAAATTTCAGCAGTTGCGGACACAGAGCACGCCCCTTGAGAGCGGGGAGGGCCCGACTTTCAGCTCATACTTTAATATCCAACACAATGCACAATTCGAGAAGATGGACTCGGTAAACTCGCACTATTCGATACATCAATTCACCAAAGAAAACTTGCCCACACGCGCCCCCAAGACcccaaaaacaaaaaacatCAAGACGGAGCAATTGACATCCGATTCCATCAAAAGACTGAAATCTAACCCCAATGTGTACGGAACACCACCCCCAATCTCAGAGATAACGAGGAGAATACGAAGACTACGAATAAGAAACTCGTTAACGGGGACTCCCGAGAGCAGTCGCAGGAACAGCTCGCCCAAGAAAACTTCGGACGTGAAAAGAACACCCATAACGAAACAAGAACCGATGAAACCGCCCAGTTTCTTGCAGCCCACAAAAAACTCGCtgaataaaataaaaaggTCCCCCCAAGTGTCATCCGGTTTAAACAACCGACTAAACCCAACGACGAACGTACCGCCGTTGGGCAAACCCGCATTTGCCTCCAAATTATCAAAACCGCCGACCACAGCGTCTAG
Coding sequences within:
- the SHE1 gene encoding She1p (similar to Saccharomyces cerevisiae SHE1 (YBL031W); ancestral locus Anc_3.317), which produces MSYIPGEGNNKDSGYTGREVNADGTTLIEHTGASRKLGSSVLNELDSRTNAKFQQLRTQSTPLESGEGPTFSSYFNIQHNAQFEKMDSVNSHYSIHQFTKENLPTRAPKTPKTKNIKTEQLTSDSIKRLKSNPNVYGTPPPISEITRRIRRLRIRNSLTGTPESSRRNSSPKKTSDVKRTPITKQEPMKPPSFLQPTKNSLNKIKRSPQVSSGLNNRLNPTTNVPPLGKPAFASKLSKPPTTASSRLPGPSKSATLATSPDSVFDRLYKTSTMSRSNSMNNVNGNTKTKIHFSRSKTSSSLAKNGEQSNVPTKVRPVWR